One genomic window of Cololabis saira isolate AMF1-May2022 chromosome 3, fColSai1.1, whole genome shotgun sequence includes the following:
- the oprd1b gene encoding opioid receptor, delta 1b: MEFTSLPPDDLEQRFSVSGAPFNATGSGGLGSGGLGSGGLLSAAPGGNGTGGDRGRTGVVLAVCITALYSLICVLGLLGNVLVMYGVVRYTKMKTATNIYIFNLALADALATSTLPFQSAKYLMGTWPFGQLLCKVVIAIDYYNMFTSIFTLTMMSVDRYIAVCHPVKALDFRTAGKAKIINVCIWILSSAVGVPVMIAAVTKETDTGSTACTLRFPNPAWYWDTLTKICVFIFAFVVPVLVITICYGLMILRLKSVRLLSGSKEKDKNLRRITRMVLVVVAAFIFCWTPIHIFIIVKTAVKIDNRNLVVIACWHLCIALGYINSSLNPVLYAFLDENFKRCFRDFCLPYRNNSEQSSFSRVRNSAREPASVCAPAVPHRATA; the protein is encoded by the exons ATGGAGTTCACCAGTCTCCCTCCCGACGACTTGGAGCAGCGCTTCTCGGTGTCTGGAGCTCCCTTCAACGCTACGGGCTCCGGGGGTCTGGGCTCCGGGGGTCTGGGCTCCGGGGGGCTGCTCTCTGCGGCCCCAGGAGGCAACGGGACCGGCGGGGACAGAGGCAGGACCGGGGTCGTCCTGGCCGTCTGCATCACGGCGCTCTACTCCCTCATCTGCGTGCTGGGACTGCTGGGAAACGTGCTGGTGATGTACGGGGTGGTCAG ATATACCAAGATGAAGACGGCTACCAACATCTACATCTTTAACCTGGCTCTGGCTGACGCTCTGGCCACCAGCACCCTCCCTTTCCAGAGCGCTAAGTACCTGATGGGGACGTGGCCCTTTGGCCAGCTTCTATGTAAAGTGGTTATTGCCATCGATTACTACAACATGTTCACGAGCATCTTTACGCTCACCATGATGAGCGTTGACCGCTACATTGCAGTGTGTCATCCAGTAAAGGCGCTGGACTTCCGCACGGCCGGCAAAGCAAAGATCATCAATGTTTGCATCTGGATCCTCTCCTCTGCTGTCGGAGTGCCCGTGATGATTGCAGCCGTAACCAAGGAGACAGATACAG GCAGCACTGCGTGTACACTCAGGTTTCCAAACCCAGCGTGGTACTGGGACACCTTGACAAAAATCTGCGTGTTCATCTTTGCCTTCGTGGTGCCCGTCCTCGTCATCACCATCTGCTACGGTCTGATGATTCTGCGGCTGAAGAGCGTCCGTCTCCTGTCGGGTTCTAAGGAGAAGGACAAAAACCTGCGGCGCATCACACGCATGGTCCTGGTGGTCGTAGCTGCTTTCATCTTCTGCTGGACCCCCATTCACATCTTTATTATCGTTAAGACCGCAGTGAAAATTGACAACAGGAACCTCGTGGTGATCGCCTGCTGGCACCTGTGCATCGCTCTAGGCTACATCAACAGCAGTTTGAACCCTGTGCTGTATGCCTTTTTAGATGAAAACTTCAAGAGGTGCTTcagggatttctgcctgccctATCGCAACAACTCGGAGCAGAGCAGCTTCTCCAGAGTGCGCAATAGTGCGAGGGAACCAGCTTCTGTTTGCGCACCTGCAGTGCCACACAGAGCCACGGCCTGA